One stretch of Bacteroidia bacterium DNA includes these proteins:
- a CDS encoding LptF/LptG family permease: MLKKLDKYIIKTFLTTFLVTLGLFSIIIIVFDIGEKLDDFLTNKAPLKEIIFQYYFNFIPQIMNMFSPIFVFVSVIFFTSKMAQRTEIVAMLASGISYLRFLRPYIITAMLLGIATFFLNGWIIPHADKKRAEFENKYTRNMLHSRSGIHRQIRPDMFLSIDWFSQYDSSGTNITLEQYQDGQLLSKTYARRISYNYEANKWQLQDVFSRTYNKDGSQTINSYNTLDTAILFDPSDFFLRIEDLQTFDNNELNNIIQAELERGSENVYLYTTEKYRRMASPFSTFILTIIGVCVSSKKSRGGIGVNLGIGIGLSFGFLFIVQFFNSYGATGLISAPLAVTIPNILYLGVAWILYRKVQK; encoded by the coding sequence ATGCTCAAAAAGTTGGATAAATATATTATCAAAACATTTCTGACCACATTTCTGGTAACATTAGGCTTGTTCAGTATTATTATTATTGTCTTTGATATAGGTGAAAAGCTAGATGATTTTTTAACCAATAAAGCACCATTAAAAGAAATTATCTTCCAATACTATTTCAATTTTATTCCTCAGATAATGAATATGTTCAGTCCGATATTTGTTTTTGTATCGGTAATATTCTTTACTTCTAAGATGGCACAACGAACGGAGATTGTAGCAATGTTAGCCTCCGGTATTTCCTATTTAAGATTTTTACGACCTTATATTATTACGGCAATGTTGTTGGGAATAGCGACATTCTTCCTCAACGGATGGATTATCCCTCACGCAGACAAAAAGAGGGCTGAGTTTGAAAATAAATATACCAGGAATATGCTTCATTCTCGTTCGGGTATTCATCGTCAAATACGACCGGACATGTTCCTTTCTATTGATTGGTTTAGCCAATACGATAGCTCCGGCACTAATATTACGTTAGAGCAATATCAAGACGGACAACTCTTATCAAAAACCTATGCAAGGCGCATCAGTTATAATTACGAAGCAAATAAATGGCAACTTCAAGATGTATTTTCTCGTACATACAACAAAGATGGAAGCCAAACCATTAACAGCTACAACACTTTAGACACTGCCATTCTTTTTGATCCTTCAGATTTCTTTTTGCGCATAGAAGATTTGCAAACTTTTGACAACAATGAGTTAAACAATATTATTCAAGCCGAATTGGAAAGAGGTTCCGAGAACGTATATTTATATACCACAGAAAAATACAGACGGATGGCTTCGCCATTTTCTACTTTTATTTTAACCATCATTGGTGTGTGTGTTTCATCAAAAAAATCTCGCGGTGGTATCGGAGTAAACTTAGGAATCGGGATAGGTTTGAGTTTTGGGTTCCTGTTCATAGTACAGTTTTTCAATAGTTATGGTGCAACAGGGTTAATTAGCGCACCTTTAGCCGTAACAATCCCCAATATTCTATACTTGGGTGTTGCGTGGATATTATATAGAAAAGTACAGAAATAG
- the tgt gene encoding tRNA guanosine(34) transglycosylase Tgt, whose protein sequence is MKFTIQHTSKESNARTGLIETAHGTIATPVFMPVGTQATVKGIYREQLHSDLLAKIILGNTYHLYLRPGTDIIKQAGGLHKFIGWENAMLTDSGGFQVYSLSENRKLKEEGAEFKSHIDGSKHFFTPENVMDIQRAIGADIIMAFDECAPYPCDYEYAKNSMELTHRWLTRCITRFDNTEPLYGYPQTLFPIVQGSTYIDLRKRSAEFVASCEREGNAIGGVSVGEPTEKMYEITETVCAILPKDKPRYLMGVGKPENILEGIAMGVDMFDCVMPTRNGRNGTVFTTQGIINLKNTKWKDDFTPLDPLLTPEYSKAYIKHLCMAQEMLFAMVASLQNLRLYMWLVETAREKIKDNTFESWKRQILPILTSRL, encoded by the coding sequence ATGAAATTTACGATTCAGCATACATCCAAAGAAAGCAATGCAAGAACAGGTTTAATTGAAACTGCTCATGGTACAATTGCTACACCGGTTTTTATGCCGGTTGGAACACAAGCTACCGTAAAGGGTATATACAGAGAACAACTTCACAGTGATTTATTGGCAAAAATCATTTTAGGGAACACATACCATCTTTATTTACGTCCGGGCACAGATATTATTAAACAAGCTGGCGGACTTCATAAGTTTATTGGATGGGAAAACGCTATGCTCACAGACAGCGGAGGTTTTCAAGTGTATTCACTGTCTGAAAACAGAAAACTTAAAGAAGAAGGAGCCGAATTCAAATCACATATAGATGGCTCAAAACATTTCTTTACGCCTGAGAACGTTATGGATATTCAGCGTGCAATTGGTGCAGACATCATTATGGCATTTGACGAATGTGCTCCCTACCCATGCGATTACGAATATGCCAAGAACAGTATGGAATTGACACACCGTTGGCTAACTCGTTGTATAACTCGATTTGACAACACAGAACCACTATATGGCTATCCACAGACGCTGTTCCCAATTGTGCAGGGAAGCACTTATATTGATTTGCGAAAACGTTCTGCTGAATTTGTAGCATCGTGTGAACGAGAAGGCAATGCAATCGGAGGTGTTTCTGTTGGCGAGCCTACTGAAAAGATGTATGAAATTACAGAAACTGTTTGTGCAATATTACCAAAGGACAAACCGCGTTACCTTATGGGTGTCGGCAAGCCTGAGAACATCTTAGAAGGAATTGCAATGGGAGTTGATATGTTTGATTGCGTGATGCCTACTCGAAACGGTAGAAATGGCACTGTCTTTACAACACAAGGCATCATCAATTTAAAAAACACAAAATGGAAAGATGATTTTACTCCATTAGACCCTCTCCTCACTCCTGAATATTCCAAAGCATACATCAAGCATTTGTGTATGGCGCAAGAAATGCTCTTTGCAATGGTGGCAAGTCTTCAAAATTTAAGGCTATACATGTGGTTAGTTGAGACTGCGCGTGAAAAGATTAAAGACAATACTTTTGAAAGCTGGAAAAGGCAAATACTTCCTATACTAACAAGCAGACTATAA
- a CDS encoding PorT family protein produces MGFTITGDYGKFKITPVQNILSQDSLLSIRTQGFPGFGLGGIMNLRLSSHWHLRALPQLHFEQRNVFFQFKDRTDMIEVESVSFDLPLLVKYRGKRHNNYNLYVIGGTRFTHDFSAKQDKQRGPLIKQIALKKQSVSYEFGFGLDIYTQYFKFSPEIKMSNSITNMISKDSYIYNGSIDFLQTRLFQISFHFE; encoded by the coding sequence ATGGGCTTTACAATCACCGGAGATTATGGCAAATTTAAGATTACCCCGGTTCAAAATATTCTTAGTCAAGATTCATTGTTAAGTATTCGCACTCAGGGCTTCCCTGGATTTGGTTTAGGGGGAATCATGAATTTAAGACTCAGCAGTCATTGGCATTTGCGGGCATTGCCACAACTACATTTTGAACAGCGAAATGTTTTTTTTCAATTCAAAGACAGAACAGATATGATTGAAGTAGAAAGTGTTTCGTTCGACTTACCTCTTCTAGTTAAATATCGTGGGAAGCGTCATAATAATTACAACCTGTATGTGATTGGAGGTACAAGATTTACTCATGATTTTAGTGCAAAACAAGACAAACAGCGCGGACCTTTGATTAAGCAAATTGCGCTGAAAAAGCAATCTGTTTCATATGAATTTGGATTTGGTTTAGATATTTATACTCAATACTTCAAATTTTCTCCTGAAATAAAAATGTCAAACTCCATCACCAATATGATTTCAAAGGATTCATATATCTACAATGGCTCTATCGATTTTTTACAAACCAGATTATTTCAGATTTCCTTTCACTTTGAATAA
- the ubiE gene encoding bifunctional demethylmenaquinone methyltransferase/2-methoxy-6-polyprenyl-1,4-benzoquinol methylase UbiE has protein sequence MQVAQNNVKPDMDSTLGKKDQVVEMFDSISRRYDFLNRFLSLGIDQSWRKNAIKRIATVNPKHILDVATGTADLAIAAIKYSNPESIIGVDISQGMLNIGIEKVKKLGLQETISLHIADSTHLPFDDNTFDAVTVGFGVRNFENMHKGLAEIYRVIRPGGMIAVLEFSQPTTIIVKQCYNFYFKTILPAWGRLVSGNNKAYTYLPASVLAFPDGQRFLDILNNLGFKESKQKKLTFGICSLYTAIK, from the coding sequence ATGCAAGTAGCACAAAACAACGTAAAACCGGATATGGATTCTACGCTTGGCAAAAAAGACCAAGTTGTAGAAATGTTTGATTCCATTTCGCGTAGATATGATTTCTTAAACCGGTTCTTATCTCTTGGCATTGATCAATCATGGAGAAAGAATGCTATCAAGCGTATTGCCACTGTAAATCCGAAGCATATACTTGATGTTGCTACAGGAACAGCCGACCTTGCAATTGCAGCTATCAAATATTCAAATCCTGAATCTATTATTGGTGTTGACATATCACAGGGAATGTTAAATATTGGTATAGAAAAAGTTAAGAAACTCGGGTTACAAGAAACTATTTCCCTGCACATTGCAGACTCTACTCACCTTCCTTTTGATGACAACACTTTTGATGCTGTTACGGTTGGATTTGGAGTAAGAAACTTTGAAAACATGCATAAAGGACTTGCGGAGATTTATAGGGTAATTAGACCCGGAGGCATGATTGCCGTGTTGGAATTTTCTCAACCCACCACAATTATCGTTAAACAATGTTACAACTTTTATTTTAAGACAATTTTACCTGCTTGGGGGCGTTTAGTATCAGGGAACAATAAAGCATATACTTATTTACCTGCATCAGTGCTGGCTTTCCCTGACGGACAAAGATTTTTAGACATATTGAATAACTTAGGGTTTAAAGAGTCAAAGCAAAAAAAATTAACGTTTGGGATTTGCAGTTTATACACAGCCATAAAGTAA
- the yihA gene encoding ribosome biogenesis GTP-binding protein YihA/YsxC, translating to MSDKLVKSALFKASYPNYKKMPDFNKPEFAFIGRSNVGKSSMINMLAGRKELALTSSKPGKTKQIVCFEIDTNWMLIDLPGFGYAKTSMTERAGMSELVSGYIKNRKQLFCVFLLIDFRLPPQQIDLDFMEWCAVNQVPFVIIFTKSDKVKSGERELKIQAYNVVLKENWEELPMQFVCSSLTKDGREDVLSFIKSVLQ from the coding sequence ATGAGTGACAAATTAGTTAAAAGTGCCCTGTTTAAGGCTTCTTACCCAAACTATAAGAAGATGCCTGATTTTAATAAACCAGAGTTTGCCTTTATTGGCAGATCAAATGTTGGCAAATCGTCAATGATAAATATGCTTGCAGGTAGAAAAGAATTAGCACTCACCTCTTCAAAACCCGGGAAAACCAAGCAAATTGTATGCTTTGAAATTGATACTAATTGGATGTTGATTGATTTGCCCGGATTTGGTTATGCAAAAACATCAATGACCGAAAGAGCGGGAATGAGCGAATTGGTGAGTGGTTATATCAAAAATCGTAAACAATTGTTTTGTGTTTTTTTGTTAATAGATTTTAGATTGCCTCCGCAACAAATTGATCTGGATTTTATGGAATGGTGTGCTGTAAACCAAGTCCCATTTGTAATCATTTTTACAAAATCAGATAAGGTTAAATCCGGAGAAAGGGAGTTAAAGATTCAAGCATATAATGTTGTTTTGAAGGAAAATTGGGAGGAACTACCAATGCAATTTGTTTGTTCATCGCTCACTAAGGATGGAAGAGAGGATGTTTTATCATTTATTAAATCAGTGTTGCAATAA
- a CDS encoding helix-turn-helix transcriptional regulator — protein sequence MTTDKINTPSERLKIICETYYGGNKSKMAKELNVSYQNINNYIEKGKKPSFEVIQSIYEVFKNRISTEWLILGTGDMFVSGIINPHAPTSSSTTHNGTGASSTSSNKIVDYQSLIIELQQKVIRQLEK from the coding sequence ATGACAACTGACAAAATAAACACTCCAAGTGAAAGATTAAAAATCATTTGTGAAACTTATTATGGTGGAAACAAATCAAAAATGGCTAAAGAATTAAATGTTAGCTATCAAAACATTAACAATTACATTGAAAAAGGTAAAAAACCTTCATTTGAAGTAATTCAAAGTATCTATGAAGTTTTCAAAAACAGAATCAGTACAGAATGGCTGATATTAGGCACAGGCGACATGTTTGTTAGCGGCATTATTAATCCACACGCTCCCACCTCCTCTTCTACCACACATAACGGCACAGGAGCATCCTCAACTTCTTCTAACAAAATTGTTGACTACCAATCTCTAATCATAGAATTGCAACAAAAAGTTATCAGACAACTTGAAAAATAA
- a CDS encoding 2-oxo acid dehydrogenase subunit E2: protein MKEVELILPKMGESIAEATITKWLKNEGDKIANDEAVVEIATDKVDSEVPSTFEGVLVKKLFSEGQVAPVGAPIAIIGIESNAGDSTSQPTTESPTQNRNMAASVEQAIDVINKDIQSAQISTQPLSNADASRFYSPLVLNIAKTEGISMEALENIAGTGANGRVTKRDILAFIENGQQQPSISGVQPTPVINTTNKAGEQAATLVRNIQAPKITLMEGDEIIEMDRMRKLISEHMVMSKTVSPHVTSFVEADVTNLVLWRNKVKNSFEKREGEKITFTPIFIEAIAKAIKDMPMINVSLDGDKIIKRKAINIGMATALPSGNLIVPVIRNSDTLNLVGLSKVVNDLAKRARENKLKPDETSGGTFTITNVGTFGNVMGTPIINQPQVAILATGAIRKKPAVIETPQGDMIGIRHMMYLSLSYDHRIVDGALGGAFVRKVADYLEDFDYKRYI from the coding sequence GTGAAAGAAGTAGAATTAATCCTTCCCAAGATGGGTGAAAGTATTGCAGAAGCTACCATTACGAAATGGCTTAAAAATGAAGGCGACAAAATTGCCAATGACGAAGCCGTTGTAGAAATTGCTACAGATAAAGTTGACTCTGAAGTCCCTTCTACTTTTGAAGGAGTTTTAGTAAAAAAACTTTTTTCTGAAGGACAAGTAGCTCCGGTGGGCGCACCTATTGCAATCATTGGTATTGAGAGCAACGCAGGAGACTCCACTTCTCAACCAACTACAGAATCACCTACTCAAAACCGCAACATGGCTGCATCTGTAGAACAAGCTATTGATGTAATCAATAAGGATATACAGAGTGCACAAATATCAACACAGCCTTTATCCAATGCAGATGCAAGCAGATTTTATTCCCCCTTGGTATTAAACATTGCCAAAACAGAGGGAATCTCAATGGAAGCACTTGAAAACATTGCAGGCACAGGTGCAAATGGCAGAGTTACCAAAAGAGATATTTTGGCATTTATTGAAAATGGACAACAACAACCTTCTATTTCAGGTGTTCAACCAACTCCGGTTATAAACACAACAAACAAGGCTGGAGAGCAAGCTGCAACCTTAGTTAGAAATATTCAAGCACCTAAAATAACCTTAATGGAAGGTGACGAAATAATTGAGATGGACAGGATGAGAAAGCTCATTTCTGAACACATGGTAATGAGCAAAACGGTTTCTCCTCATGTTACCTCATTCGTTGAAGCTGATGTAACAAATTTAGTGCTTTGGAGAAATAAAGTTAAAAACTCATTTGAAAAACGCGAAGGTGAGAAAATTACATTTACACCTATATTTATTGAGGCAATTGCGAAAGCAATCAAAGACATGCCAATGATAAATGTAAGTTTAGATGGAGACAAAATTATCAAAAGAAAAGCAATTAATATAGGAATGGCAACAGCATTGCCTTCAGGAAATTTAATTGTACCTGTAATTAGAAATTCTGACACACTAAATCTTGTAGGACTTTCAAAAGTTGTAAATGATTTAGCAAAACGAGCCCGTGAAAACAAACTCAAACCAGATGAAACATCAGGAGGCACATTTACAATTACCAATGTAGGCACATTTGGAAATGTAATGGGCACTCCTATCATAAACCAACCACAAGTTGCCATATTAGCTACCGGAGCAATCAGAAAAAAGCCTGCTGTTATCGAAACACCGCAAGGTGATATGATAGGAATCAGACATATGATGTATTTATCTCTATCTTACGACCATAGGATAGTTGATGGCGCATTGGGTGGTGCTTTTGTTAGAAAAGTAGCTGATTACCTCGAAGACTTTGATTATAAGAGATATATATAA
- a CDS encoding sigma-70 family RNA polymerase sigma factor has product MMTEEDIIQGCIKEKRQAQEALYKKYAPKLLGLCCRYAKDMLEAEDILQEGFIKVFDNISSYSGKGSFEGWLKRIMINEALNKIRARKEKLDFMDDFDFDVPTSILSTDTLHHKELLQILNRLPEGYRVVFNLFAIEGFSHQEIAEKLNIGHSTSRSQYAKARNYLQKLINEIEKVKL; this is encoded by the coding sequence ATGATGACAGAGGAAGATATCATACAAGGATGTATTAAGGAGAAACGACAAGCACAAGAAGCATTATACAAAAAATATGCTCCTAAATTGTTGGGTCTCTGCTGCCGATATGCTAAAGATATGCTTGAGGCAGAGGATATCCTTCAAGAAGGATTCATTAAGGTCTTTGACAATATCTCAAGCTATAGCGGAAAAGGGTCGTTTGAAGGTTGGCTTAAAAGAATTATGATAAATGAAGCACTCAATAAAATAAGAGCTAGAAAAGAAAAGCTGGATTTTATGGATGACTTCGATTTTGATGTCCCGACAAGTATTCTTTCTACCGATACCCTCCATCATAAGGAGTTGCTTCAAATACTAAATCGTTTGCCGGAAGGATATAGGGTGGTGTTTAATTTGTTTGCGATTGAAGGGTTTAGTCATCAAGAAATTGCAGAAAAACTCAATATAGGACACTCTACTTCGCGCTCTCAATATGCTAAAGCAAGAAATTATTTGCAAAAACTAATTAATGAAATTGAAAAAGTAAAATTATGA
- a CDS encoding T9SS type A sorting domain-containing protein, which produces MNVRLLVCVLFVCSLAANGQQNNTFVQSPKLDFHFTPLGRFSNDSVGMFFPSSSLKPVIANTGILVAGRVQSGELRASMNTDNATDFTYGPLDISFTFTPDSAQWNKSWMISKSAILNHIQSYKKPGYVLPDEIKHWPINPPAGFEGILAPFIDWNSNGVYEPDLGESPVVEGDINVFAVYHDYKKNRTRADSGLGIEVKHFAYLITQPETNQYLILNRMLVTNKNTNTINGFKLGVCSDLILGGGNTNFVRSYPEHNAMVGFNAVGSDSIYGNNIPAFAIITLNRKLAGTMYLTTDDDVVTGYPTTNEQIQHYLSGKWRNGKALTYGGNGVDGSTSVRYVYPGLEDKNNHPFNWLESNSGSISGKRSLLLVFDSMNLASQATVEYRFAFQLIPGANNDSALIKQSIEETLLRYGNGDLTNVSQIIHKTECKVFPMPIQSNEAFIIESFNPINSIQIFDVTGRMVYNNEMQSLETSFQCSPALQPGIYSIRIATTTGLFIHKLMVQ; this is translated from the coding sequence ATGAATGTACGGTTACTTGTGTGTGTGCTTTTTGTTTGTTCTCTTGCTGCAAACGGACAGCAAAACAATACGTTTGTTCAAAGCCCAAAGCTTGATTTTCATTTTACTCCCTTAGGTCGCTTTAGTAATGATTCAGTGGGAATGTTTTTTCCGAGCAGTTCCCTCAAACCTGTCATTGCAAATACTGGAATATTAGTTGCAGGAAGAGTTCAATCCGGAGAGTTGCGTGCGTCAATGAATACTGACAATGCGACTGATTTTACTTACGGTCCATTAGACATTTCATTTACTTTTACTCCTGATAGCGCTCAATGGAATAAGTCTTGGATGATTAGTAAATCAGCTATTCTTAACCATATTCAATCCTACAAAAAACCGGGTTATGTTTTACCTGATGAGATAAAGCATTGGCCCATCAATCCGCCTGCCGGATTTGAAGGTATATTAGCACCTTTTATAGACTGGAACAGTAATGGTGTGTATGAACCTGACTTAGGTGAGTCTCCTGTAGTTGAAGGTGATATCAATGTGTTTGCAGTTTATCATGACTATAAAAAAAATAGAACACGTGCAGATAGTGGATTAGGTATTGAAGTTAAACATTTTGCGTATCTCATCACTCAACCTGAAACGAATCAATATTTGATTTTGAATAGAATGTTAGTAACCAATAAAAATACTAACACTATCAATGGTTTTAAGTTAGGTGTTTGTTCTGATTTAATATTGGGTGGAGGAAATACAAACTTTGTCAGATCATATCCGGAGCATAATGCAATGGTTGGATTCAATGCGGTAGGTTCTGATTCAATTTATGGAAATAATATCCCTGCATTTGCAATCATTACATTAAATCGCAAACTCGCGGGCACAATGTATTTGACCACAGATGATGACGTGGTTACTGGTTATCCTACAACCAATGAACAAATTCAGCATTATTTGTCCGGCAAATGGAGAAACGGGAAGGCGTTGACTTATGGCGGAAATGGGGTTGATGGCAGTACTTCGGTGCGCTATGTGTATCCTGGTTTAGAAGATAAGAATAATCATCCTTTTAATTGGTTGGAAAGTAATTCTGGAAGTATATCAGGTAAGAGGAGTTTGTTGCTTGTTTTTGACAGTATGAATTTAGCTTCCCAAGCTACGGTAGAGTATCGTTTTGCTTTTCAGTTGATACCCGGTGCTAACAATGATTCTGCTTTGATAAAACAGTCAATCGAAGAAACCTTGTTGAGATATGGAAATGGAGACTTGACGAATGTGTCGCAAATAATACATAAAACCGAGTGTAAAGTATTTCCAATGCCCATTCAGTCAAATGAAGCATTCATTATAGAGTCTTTTAATCCAATTAACTCAATCCAAATTTTTGATGTAACCGGGCGTATGGTTTACAATAATGAAATGCAATCTCTCGAAACATCTTTTCAATGCAGCCCTGCTTTGCAACCCGGAATCTATTCAATACGTATTGCTACCACGACAGGTCTTTTTATTCACAAACTGATGGTTCAATAA